The proteins below are encoded in one region of Borrelia hispanica CRI:
- the gatA gene encoding Asp-tRNA(Asn)/Glu-tRNA(Gln) amidotransferase subunit GatA yields MDLSGLNLIKIKELILTRKYKIYDLILYYKKVYEDNRDINGYVEFFDDALEIAKEYDDLLSKGKGQDLPLLGIPIAVKDNIAIKNKGLTCASEILQGYISPYDATVIKRLKENGAIIIGRTNMDEFAMGSSCEFSYYGVTLNPLNKEYVVGGSSGGSAAVVAGGQAPFSLGSDTGGSVRLPASFSGVIGFKPSYGGLSRYGLSSYASSLDQIGFFANSIDDVALILKYTCGIDTMDSTSIDIIQEPYPLLNKPLKGTKLAVIKEFSEDLMEEDIYCEFSKFKSALLSKGAEIHEISIEAVNFVLSLYYSISPVEAASNLARYTCLHYGKRLNDKLSLNDFYYKHRSSFLQEEVKRRIVLGNYLLSEGYDLEYYTKACKIIENVLIPKFDEIFNNYSYIITPTSFLKPFKIGENFDDPLKMYYSDLCTVIANLIGFPALSIPFAKDDKGLPIGMQVIGRIKRDFELLNFSKNIIEELELDGI; encoded by the coding sequence TTGGACTTAAGTGGTTTGAATTTAATAAAAATTAAAGAATTGATATTGACTCGGAAATATAAAATTTATGATCTTATCCTTTATTATAAGAAAGTTTATGAAGATAATAGAGATATTAATGGTTATGTTGAGTTTTTTGATGATGCATTGGAAATAGCCAAAGAATATGATGATCTTTTAAGTAAAGGTAAGGGACAAGATTTGCCTTTACTTGGAATTCCTATTGCCGTTAAGGATAATATTGCAATTAAAAATAAAGGTTTAACTTGTGCATCTGAAATTTTGCAAGGTTATATTTCTCCTTATGATGCAACTGTTATTAAGAGATTAAAAGAGAATGGGGCAATTATAATTGGAAGAACTAATATGGATGAGTTTGCAATGGGTTCTTCTTGTGAATTTTCTTATTATGGAGTTACTCTTAATCCTTTAAATAAAGAATACGTTGTGGGTGGTAGTTCTGGTGGTTCTGCAGCTGTTGTTGCTGGAGGTCAAGCCCCTTTTTCACTTGGAAGTGATACGGGTGGTTCTGTTAGACTTCCTGCTTCATTTTCAGGTGTAATTGGATTTAAGCCTTCCTATGGAGGATTGTCTCGCTATGGACTCTCATCTTATGCTTCATCTCTTGATCAAATAGGATTTTTTGCTAATTCTATTGATGACGTGGCTTTAATATTAAAATATACTTGTGGAATTGATACAATGGATTCTACTAGTATAGATATTATTCAAGAACCCTATCCATTATTAAATAAACCTTTAAAAGGTACTAAATTGGCTGTTATTAAAGAGTTTAGTGAGGACTTGATGGAAGAGGATATTTATTGTGAATTTTCTAAATTTAAGTCTGCTCTTTTAAGTAAGGGTGCTGAGATACATGAAATTTCAATAGAAGCAGTTAATTTTGTACTTTCTCTTTATTATTCAATATCTCCTGTTGAAGCTGCATCTAATCTTGCTCGTTATACTTGTCTTCATTATGGAAAAAGATTAAATGATAAATTGAGTCTTAATGATTTTTATTACAAGCATAGAAGTTCGTTTTTACAAGAAGAAGTTAAAAGGCGTATTGTACTTGGTAATTATTTATTATCAGAGGGATATGATTTGGAATATTATACTAAGGCTTGTAAAATTATAGAAAACGTGTTAATTCCAAAATTTGATGAAATTTTTAACAATTATTCGTATATTATAACTCCTACAAGTTTTTTGAAACCTTTTAAAATAGGTGAAAATTTTGATGATCCTTTGAAAATGTATTATTCTGATTTATGTACTGTTATTGCCAATCTTATTGGTTTTCCTGCACTCTCAATTCCATTTGCTAAAGATGATAAGGGATTACCTATTGGTATGCAAGTTATTGGTAGAATTAAGAGAGATTTTGAACTTTTAAATTTTTCGAAAAATATAATAGAGGAATTAGAATTAGATGGAATATAA
- the gatB gene encoding Asp-tRNA(Asn)/Glu-tRNA(Gln) amidotransferase subunit GatB, which yields MEYKLLIGLEVHVQLGLKTKAFCGCKNDFGGIPNSRVCPICLGLPGALPSVNRELINGAILAGHATNSTIRNVVKFDRKHYAYPDLPKGYQISQNDVPICENGFIFIKTSLGVKRINIARIHMEEDSGKSLHLLVNDNQSYIDFNRAGAPLLEIVSQPDIRSGEEAVAYLNALREIFRYLDLSDCSMENGSFRCDVNINLLINENDVNYKTPISEIKNLNSFKSVKLAIDYEESKQKEEWILYRKTFESVGKCTMGFDDKRGITVLQRSKETISDYRYIKDPDLPLIKLESDYIENIKSHRMVELPFDARIRLQEQYGLSDFDVVTLTSDKNLVKYFEEAALTSSEPKKVANWILSEVLSVLNEREIGILDFNLPPSYISELVEFILNGKISGKISKEIFLEMVDRNVSSITIINEKKLEQISDKSFIESIVIEVLNENPKSIELYKKGKSHAVKFMMGQIMRKTSGKVNPVLSNEILMNKLQDV from the coding sequence ATGGAATATAAATTGCTTATTGGATTAGAAGTCCACGTACAATTAGGATTAAAGACCAAAGCTTTTTGTGGATGTAAAAATGATTTTGGTGGAATTCCAAATTCTCGTGTTTGTCCAATATGTCTTGGACTTCCTGGGGCATTACCTAGCGTAAATAGGGAACTTATTAATGGTGCAATTTTGGCAGGGCATGCTACTAATTCTACAATTAGAAATGTTGTTAAATTCGATAGAAAGCATTATGCTTATCCTGATTTGCCCAAAGGATATCAAATATCTCAAAATGATGTGCCTATTTGTGAGAATGGGTTTATTTTTATTAAAACTAGTTTGGGTGTCAAAAGAATTAATATTGCAAGAATACATATGGAAGAGGATTCTGGAAAAAGTTTACATTTGCTTGTAAATGATAATCAAAGTTATATTGATTTTAATCGTGCAGGAGCACCATTGCTAGAAATTGTATCACAACCTGATATACGTAGTGGAGAAGAAGCTGTGGCTTATTTAAATGCTTTAAGAGAAATTTTTAGATATCTTGATTTGTCTGATTGTAGTATGGAAAATGGATCATTTCGTTGTGATGTTAATATTAACTTACTTATTAATGAGAATGATGTTAACTATAAAACCCCTATTTCTGAGATAAAAAATTTAAATTCTTTTAAGTCAGTAAAGTTAGCTATTGATTATGAAGAGTCAAAACAAAAAGAAGAATGGATTTTGTACAGAAAAACTTTTGAAAGTGTCGGGAAGTGTACAATGGGATTTGATGATAAGAGAGGTATTACAGTGCTTCAAAGAAGCAAAGAAACAATATCTGATTATCGTTATATCAAAGATCCAGATTTACCTTTAATTAAGCTTGAGAGTGATTATATTGAAAATATTAAATCTCATAGGATGGTGGAGTTACCTTTTGATGCAAGAATTAGGTTGCAAGAGCAGTATGGGCTTAGTGATTTTGATGTTGTAACTTTAACTTCAGATAAAAATTTGGTTAAGTATTTTGAAGAGGCAGCATTAACTTCAAGTGAACCTAAGAAAGTGGCTAATTGGATATTATCTGAAGTGTTAAGTGTGTTAAATGAAAGAGAAATAGGTATACTTGATTTTAATTTGCCACCATCATATATTAGTGAACTTGTTGAATTTATTCTTAATGGAAAAATAAGTGGAAAGATTTCTAAAGAAATATTTTTAGAAATGGTTGACAGAAATGTTTCTTCTATTACTATTATTAATGAAAAAAAATTAGAACAAATAAGCGATAAATCGTTTATTGAATCAATTGTGATTGAAGTTTTAAATGAAAATCCTAAATCAATTGAGCTTTACAAAAAAGGTAAAAGTCATGCTGTTAAATTTATGATGGGACAGATTATGCGCAAAACTTCTGGTAAGGTTAATCCTGTTCTTTCAAATGAAATTTTAATGAATAAATTGCAGGATGTGTAG
- the rplM gene encoding 50S ribosomal protein L13, with protein MNKVTNNKTIWMKPRYVKKKWYVIDASDKVLGRIATEAVKILRGKHKPYYTPHQDLGDNVVIINASKVKLTGKKYFQKIYYRHSRYPGGLYSDTYRTLSERKPTAPLEIAIKGMLPKGPLGRELFRNLKVFADANHKLGSQNLYKLEAN; from the coding sequence ATGAATAAAGTAACTAATAATAAGACAATATGGATGAAACCAAGATATGTGAAGAAAAAATGGTATGTGATTGATGCTTCGGATAAAGTTCTTGGTAGAATTGCTACAGAAGCTGTTAAAATTCTGAGGGGCAAACATAAACCTTATTATACTCCTCACCAAGATTTAGGTGATAATGTTGTTATTATTAATGCTTCAAAGGTTAAGCTTACTGGTAAGAAATATTTTCAAAAAATTTATTATAGACATTCAAGATATCCCGGAGGTCTTTATTCTGATACTTATAGAACATTATCTGAGAGAAAGCCAACAGCTCCTCTTGAAATTGCTATTAAGGGCATGTTGCCAAAGGGTCCTTTGGGTCGTGAGCTTTTTAGAAATCTAAAGGTTTTTGCTGATGCTAATCATAAACTTGGATCTCAGAATCTTTATAAATTAGAAGCAAATTAA
- the rpsI gene encoding 30S ribosomal protein S9: MAKSGVKGINLGMGTGRRKSSVARVYIREGKGDIKINHKNFDAYMQLEKLKTIALSPLALTHTLGKYDIYINVYGGGISGQAGAIRHGIARALFDLDEEYKMVLKSNGFLTRDSRKVERKKFGKKKARKSFQFSKR, from the coding sequence ATGGCGAAATCAGGTGTTAAGGGTATTAATTTAGGAATGGGTACAGGACGTAGAAAGTCTTCTGTTGCTAGAGTTTATATTAGAGAAGGTAAGGGTGACATTAAGATTAATCATAAGAATTTTGATGCTTATATGCAGCTTGAAAAGTTAAAAACAATAGCTTTGTCTCCATTAGCTTTAACACATACTCTTGGTAAATATGATATTTATATTAATGTTTATGGTGGAGGTATTTCAGGTCAGGCTGGTGCTATTAGACATGGTATTGCAAGGGCTCTTTTTGATCTTGATGAAGAGTATAAAATGGTTCTTAAATCCAATGGATTTTTAACAAGAGATTCACGAAAAGTTGAACGTAAGAAGTTTGGTAAAAAGAAAGCTAGGAAGAGCTTCCAATTTTCAAAAAGATAG
- the eno gene encoding phosphopyruvate hydratase has product MGFHIYEIKARQIIDSRGNPTVEADVILEDGTLGRAAVPSGASTGINEAVELRDGDKSVYMGKGVLKAVENIINIISPELEGMSALNQVEIDRKMLELDGTPNKSKLGANAILAVSMATARAAAEHLGLKVYQYLGTYKANILPTPMCNIINGGAHSDNSVDFQEFMIMPIGAKTFSDAIRMSAEVFHTLKSILSKKGYATSVGDEGGFAPNLKSNEEACEVIMEAIQSAGYTPGTDIAIALDPATSELYDPKTKKYVFKWSTKEELTSQEMVEYWAKWIEKYPIISIEDGMAEEDWDGWKKLTDKIGNKIQLVGDDLFVTNTSFLKKGIEMKVANAILIKVNQIGTLTETFEAVEMAKKAGYTAIVSHRSGETEDTTIADLVVALGTGQIKTGSLSRTDRIAKYNQLLRIEEELGSIAEYHGKDVFYSINK; this is encoded by the coding sequence ATGGGCTTTCATATTTATGAAATAAAAGCTAGGCAAATAATTGATTCTAGAGGCAATCCAACTGTTGAAGCAGACGTAATACTTGAAGATGGTACTCTAGGTAGAGCAGCTGTTCCATCAGGTGCATCAACAGGAATCAATGAAGCTGTTGAATTAAGAGATGGTGATAAATCCGTTTATATGGGAAAAGGAGTACTTAAAGCAGTTGAAAATATAATAAATATAATCTCTCCCGAACTTGAAGGAATGAGTGCTTTAAATCAAGTTGAAATTGATAGAAAAATGCTTGAACTTGATGGAACTCCTAACAAATCAAAACTTGGGGCTAATGCTATTCTTGCAGTCTCAATGGCTACAGCAAGAGCAGCAGCTGAACACCTTGGACTTAAAGTTTATCAATACCTTGGTACATATAAAGCCAACATTTTACCTACACCAATGTGCAATATCATAAACGGAGGTGCTCACTCTGACAATTCTGTTGATTTTCAAGAATTTATGATCATGCCAATTGGAGCAAAAACATTTAGTGATGCAATAAGAATGTCTGCTGAAGTTTTTCATACACTTAAGAGTATTTTAAGCAAAAAAGGTTATGCAACATCTGTGGGAGATGAAGGGGGATTTGCACCAAATTTAAAATCAAACGAAGAAGCTTGTGAAGTTATTATGGAAGCCATACAAAGTGCAGGATATACACCTGGAACAGATATTGCAATTGCTCTTGATCCAGCAACATCTGAATTATATGATCCAAAAACAAAAAAATATGTATTTAAATGGTCAACAAAAGAAGAATTAACATCTCAAGAAATGGTTGAATATTGGGCAAAATGGATAGAAAAATATCCTATTATATCAATTGAAGATGGAATGGCTGAAGAAGACTGGGATGGATGGAAAAAACTTACAGATAAAATTGGAAATAAAATTCAACTTGTAGGAGATGATTTATTTGTAACAAATACATCATTCCTAAAAAAAGGAATTGAAATGAAAGTTGCAAATGCAATCTTAATTAAAGTAAATCAAATTGGAACATTAACTGAAACTTTTGAAGCTGTAGAAATGGCAAAAAAGGCAGGTTACACTGCAATAGTATCACATAGATCAGGAGAAACAGAAGATACAACAATTGCTGATCTTGTTGTTGCACTTGGAACAGGACAAATCAAAACAGGTTCTCTATCCAGAACAGATAGAATTGCCAAATACAATCAATTATTAAGAATAGAAGAAGAATTGGGCAGTATTGCTGAATATCATGGAAAAGACGTATTTTATTCCATTAATAAATAA
- a CDS encoding ABC transporter ATP-binding protein, giving the protein MANEKDIILKVENLVQTFTSGENFLFWKNKRKVNAVNGISFEVERNKTLGLVGESGCGKSTTLRTIMQLYTPTSGRIYFNGRDITKLSKKELLKTKKDMQMVFQDPHTSLNPRMTIREIIAEPLVIYNENKILPRTKQEIEQRVNELMDITGLSKSMLSRYPHEFSGGQRQRIGIARALALNPKLLLLDEAVSALDVSIRAQILNLLKDLQKELSLSYLFISHDLAVVKYMSDKIAVMYQGIILEIAPRELLFSNPKHPYTKTLIASIPEIDPEKIKNKTIKLDEPSLTNIRNTYSPTENETLEEVEKDHFVSKYLFDEMNNLLNKN; this is encoded by the coding sequence ATGGCAAATGAAAAAGATATAATTCTTAAAGTAGAAAATTTGGTACAAACATTCACAAGCGGAGAAAACTTTTTGTTTTGGAAAAATAAACGTAAAGTAAACGCTGTAAACGGCATTAGTTTTGAAGTTGAGCGTAATAAAACACTAGGACTTGTTGGCGAATCTGGATGTGGCAAATCAACAACATTAAGAACAATAATGCAACTCTACACACCAACATCTGGAAGAATATATTTTAATGGTAGAGACATAACAAAACTATCAAAAAAAGAACTTTTAAAGACAAAAAAAGACATGCAAATGGTATTTCAAGATCCACATACATCCCTAAATCCAAGAATGACAATAAGAGAAATAATAGCAGAACCACTTGTGATATACAATGAAAACAAAATTCTTCCAAGAACAAAACAAGAAATAGAACAAAGGGTAAATGAATTAATGGATATTACTGGTCTCTCAAAAAGTATGTTATCTAGATATCCACATGAATTTTCAGGGGGACAGAGACAAAGAATAGGTATAGCAAGAGCACTAGCACTGAATCCTAAACTCTTATTATTAGATGAAGCTGTATCTGCATTAGATGTGTCAATCAGAGCACAAATTTTAAACTTACTTAAAGATTTACAAAAAGAATTAAGTCTATCTTATCTCTTCATTTCACATGACTTAGCAGTAGTAAAATACATGAGCGATAAAATTGCCGTAATGTATCAGGGTATAATTTTAGAAATTGCACCTAGAGAACTTTTATTTTCAAATCCTAAGCATCCATACACAAAAACATTAATAGCATCTATTCCAGAAATTGATCCAGAAAAAATAAAAAATAAAACTATTAAGCTGGATGAACCATCTTTAACTAATATACGAAATACATATTCACCAACAGAAAATGAAACTCTTGAAGAAGTAGAGAAAGATCATTTCGTATCTAAATATCTTTTTGATGAGATGAATAATTTACTTAATAAAAACTAA
- a CDS encoding ABC transporter ATP-binding protein — MNENYMLEIKNLTIEFQLKHTTIYPVNNINLKMKKGEIRAIVGESGSGKSVTSMAILKLLPESTTIYKTGEIIFENQDLLKLKEKELQSIRGNKIAMIFQDPMTSLNPYLKISTQIEETIMLHQKLNKKQAKQKAIEMLKTVGVINAEERIKHYPHQFSGGMRQRVMIAMALSCHPSLLIADEPTTALDVTIQEQILLLIKNLSRKFNTSTILITHDLGVVAEICDTVSVMYQGKFVEEGTVQEIFKNPKHPYTIGLLKSILTLDKNPNEKLYSIKDYPIETITNNTEGI, encoded by the coding sequence ATGAACGAAAACTATATGCTAGAAATCAAAAATTTAACAATTGAATTTCAATTGAAACACACAACAATATATCCTGTAAATAACATAAATTTAAAAATGAAAAAAGGAGAAATTAGAGCTATTGTCGGAGAATCTGGCAGTGGAAAATCTGTCACAAGCATGGCAATATTAAAACTATTACCCGAATCTACAACGATATATAAAACTGGAGAAATAATATTCGAAAATCAAGATTTACTGAAACTCAAAGAAAAAGAACTTCAAAGCATAAGAGGTAATAAAATAGCAATGATATTTCAAGATCCAATGACGTCTCTAAATCCATATCTAAAAATATCCACACAAATTGAAGAGACAATTATGCTACACCAAAAATTAAATAAAAAGCAAGCAAAACAAAAAGCAATAGAAATGTTGAAAACAGTTGGTGTTATAAACGCAGAAGAGAGAATAAAACACTATCCACATCAATTCTCAGGAGGAATGAGACAAAGAGTGATGATTGCAATGGCATTAAGCTGTCATCCATCATTATTAATTGCAGATGAACCTACAACAGCTCTTGATGTCACAATTCAAGAACAAATACTATTACTAATTAAAAATCTCTCTAGAAAATTTAATACCTCCACCATATTAATAACACATGATTTAGGAGTAGTAGCAGAAATATGCGATACTGTCTCTGTAATGTACCAAGGAAAGTTCGTGGAAGAAGGAACGGTACAAGAAATATTTAAAAATCCTAAACATCCATACACAATTGGACTTTTAAAATCAATACTAACTCTTGATAAAAATCCAAATGAAAAACTTTATTCAATTAAAGATTATCCTATTGAAACTATTACAAATAACACCGAGGGTATTTAA
- a CDS encoding ABC transporter permease, whose protein sequence is MSNIKQNTCVNIDTQTANKRAWLRFKENKLAYVSIFVIGFYMAIAILQPILPIYKYYTQIVEHVDLPPSFRYAGELWYKKELDFIKRLAKKENREINEEEKEKLEDIKRKIETEIQIIDGKETKIHKRIYVLGTDNLGRDLLSRIIQGSQISISIGFIGALISMLIGSIIGATAGFFGGIIDRIITKITEVLYSLPNLLVIITLMTIMERNVIGLFIAISIISWLTISRIVRGQVKTLSQSEFIEAARTLGATNRRMIFKHLIPNSFGMIVIITTMNVPSFIILESFLSFLGLGISAPMTSWGELIKNGIPTFIEYPWKIFIPASIMTIFLLFMNFLGDGLRDAFDPKDNL, encoded by the coding sequence ATGAGCAATATAAAACAAAATACATGTGTAAACATTGATACTCAAACAGCAAACAAAAGAGCATGGTTAAGATTTAAAGAAAATAAACTTGCGTATGTTAGTATATTTGTCATTGGATTTTACATGGCAATTGCAATACTTCAGCCAATATTACCAATATATAAATATTATACTCAAATTGTAGAACATGTTGATTTGCCTCCATCTTTTAGATATGCAGGAGAACTTTGGTACAAAAAAGAACTTGATTTTATCAAAAGATTAGCAAAAAAGGAAAATAGAGAAATCAATGAAGAAGAAAAAGAAAAACTTGAAGATATAAAAAGAAAGATAGAAACTGAAATTCAAATTATTGATGGAAAAGAAACCAAAATACACAAAAGAATATATGTACTAGGAACAGATAATCTTGGACGAGACTTGCTTTCACGAATAATACAAGGAAGTCAAATATCGATATCTATAGGATTTATTGGAGCATTAATATCAATGCTCATAGGAAGCATAATAGGAGCAACAGCAGGTTTCTTTGGAGGCATTATCGATAGAATTATAACTAAAATAACGGAAGTTCTCTATTCTTTACCTAATCTACTTGTAATAATAACTTTAATGACGATTATGGAAAGAAATGTCATCGGCTTATTTATTGCAATCAGTATAATATCATGGTTAACAATTTCTAGAATTGTAAGGGGACAAGTAAAAACACTCTCGCAATCTGAATTCATAGAAGCCGCCAGGACATTGGGTGCAACAAATAGAAGAATGATATTCAAACATTTAATACCCAATAGCTTTGGAATGATAGTGATTATTACAACAATGAATGTTCCCTCATTCATTATACTTGAATCATTTCTATCATTTCTAGGACTTGGAATATCAGCACCAATGACTAGTTGGGGAGAATTAATTAAAAATGGAATTCCTACATTTATTGAATATCCATGGAAAATTTTCATACCAGCATCAATCATGACAATTTTCCTATTATTTATGAACTTCTTAGGCGACGGATTACGAGATGCATTTGATCCAAAAGATAACCTCTAA
- a CDS encoding ABC transporter permease, whose amino-acid sequence MLRFSIQKLLETLPTLIIIIFLCFLIMRLAPGNPFDSEKPIDPQVKEKLMQKYHLDKPFYMQAYYYIKNILKGDFGPSIAKKDLSVNQYIKLGFPKSFTIGIISLIISLTLGIVLGSLAAINKNTHIDYIIRMAAIFGISVPTFVTGPILQYILSVKLKLFYTSGWISERGGLANLIMPILTMSLPWIAIFTRIIRGSMLEILNSDFVRTAKAKGLSFNVIIRKHVLIGAILPIVSYIGPAFAGIISGSMVIEQIFRIAGMGMFTVEASLNRDYPLLMGSLLVYSAILLISILASDIIYKKLDPRI is encoded by the coding sequence ATGTTAAGGTTTAGTATACAAAAATTACTAGAAACATTACCAACTTTAATAATAATAATTTTTTTATGTTTTTTGATAATGAGACTTGCTCCTGGAAATCCATTCGATTCTGAAAAACCAATTGACCCTCAGGTAAAAGAAAAACTAATGCAAAAATATCATCTTGATAAGCCTTTTTATATGCAAGCTTATTACTATATTAAAAACATATTAAAAGGGGACTTTGGTCCATCAATAGCAAAAAAAGACTTAAGTGTAAATCAATATATAAAATTAGGGTTTCCTAAGTCATTTACAATTGGAATAATCAGTCTAATAATATCTCTTACACTCGGAATTGTACTGGGCTCACTAGCAGCAATAAACAAAAACACACACATCGATTACATAATAAGAATGGCTGCTATATTTGGAATTTCCGTACCCACATTTGTAACCGGTCCTATTTTACAATATATTCTATCTGTCAAATTAAAATTATTCTATACTTCTGGATGGATTTCAGAAAGAGGTGGCCTTGCAAATTTAATTATGCCAATATTAACAATGAGTTTGCCATGGATAGCTATTTTTACACGCATAATTAGAGGTTCTATGCTAGAAATTTTAAATAGTGATTTTGTACGAACAGCAAAAGCTAAAGGACTAAGCTTTAATGTAATAATTAGAAAGCATGTACTTATAGGAGCTATACTTCCAATTGTAAGCTATATAGGACCTGCATTTGCTGGTATAATTTCTGGCAGTATGGTTATCGAACAAATATTCAGAATTGCTGGAATGGGTATGTTTACAGTAGAAGCATCTCTAAACAGAGATTATCCATTACTAATGGGTTCACTATTAGTATACTCAGCAATATTGCTCATCTCCATTTTGGCATCTGATATTATATACAAAAAACTTGATCCAAGAATATAG
- a CDS encoding peptide ABC transporter substrate-binding protein → MQIKKITFIIFFLITILSCSKESNKENVSFKIAIGGEPKSIDPQLSEDKMGSTIIAQMFNGILIGDPKTGGYKPGLAESWDISQDGTVYTFHLRKNLVWSDGVPITAEGIRKSYLRILNKETASNYVALVKSTIKNGEDYFDGRISESELGIKAIDDLTLEISITDPKSYFLDMLVHQSFIPVPVHVIEKHGNKWTDPENMVVSGAYKLNARTPNEKISLTKNDYYFNAQNIEVQELIFYTINDASTAYRMYENNEIDAVFAIIPSDLIKEIELRNDYYSSPINGIYYYSFNTHIKPLDNVKIREALTLAIDRQTLTSKIIKNGAIPTRNVSPKFNNYSYKKSLELFNPQKAKQLMSEAGYPDGKDFPTLKIKYNTNENHKKIAEFIQNQWLKILKINIELTNEEWASFLNNKQKGNYEIARSGWIGDYSDPSTFLTLFQKGLSNFSSYNYFNEEYENLMKQSNLEQDPIKRQDILREAESIIIEKDFPIAPIYIYAGNYLFRNDKWTGWEPNISERFDFSILKLIK, encoded by the coding sequence ATGCAAATCAAAAAAATAACATTCATTATATTTTTTTTAATAACTATCCTATCCTGTAGTAAGGAAAGCAACAAAGAAAATGTATCATTTAAAATCGCTATAGGAGGAGAACCTAAATCAATAGATCCTCAATTATCTGAAGACAAAATGGGTTCTACTATAATTGCACAAATGTTCAATGGCATCTTAATCGGTGACCCAAAAACTGGCGGATACAAACCAGGGCTAGCTGAATCTTGGGATATATCTCAAGATGGCACTGTATATACATTTCATTTAAGAAAAAATCTTGTTTGGAGTGATGGAGTCCCTATTACTGCTGAGGGTATTCGAAAATCTTACCTTAGAATATTAAATAAAGAAACAGCATCAAATTATGTTGCACTTGTTAAATCAACAATTAAAAATGGAGAAGATTATTTTGATGGCAGAATATCAGAATCTGAACTTGGTATTAAAGCTATAGACGACCTAACACTAGAAATATCTATTACCGATCCAAAATCTTATTTTCTAGATATGTTAGTACACCAATCTTTTATACCAGTACCAGTGCATGTTATTGAAAAACATGGAAATAAATGGACAGATCCTGAAAATATGGTAGTAAGTGGCGCATATAAACTAAATGCAAGAACACCGAATGAAAAAATATCACTTACAAAAAATGACTACTACTTTAATGCTCAAAATATTGAAGTACAAGAACTGATATTTTACACAATAAATGACGCATCAACTGCCTATAGAATGTATGAAAATAACGAAATCGATGCTGTCTTTGCAATAATTCCATCTGACCTAATAAAAGAAATAGAATTAAGAAATGATTATTATTCATCACCTATTAACGGTATTTATTACTACTCATTTAACACACACATCAAACCTCTTGACAATGTAAAAATCAGAGAAGCTTTAACCCTTGCTATTGACAGACAAACATTGACATCAAAAATTATAAAAAATGGGGCTATTCCAACAAGAAATGTAAGTCCAAAATTCAATAATTATTCCTATAAAAAATCATTAGAACTATTTAACCCACAAAAAGCAAAACAATTAATGAGTGAAGCTGGTTATCCTGACGGAAAAGATTTTCCTACATTAAAAATCAAATATAACACAAATGAAAACCACAAAAAAATTGCTGAATTTATTCAAAACCAATGGTTGAAAATTTTGAAGATCAATATTGAACTCACAAATGAAGAATGGGCATCATTTCTAAACAACAAACAAAAAGGTAATTATGAAATAGCAAGATCTGGTTGGATAGGCGATTACTCAGACCCATCAACATTTTTAACTTTATTTCAAAAGGGACTTTCAAATTTTTCATCATATAATTATTTTAACGAAGAATATGAAAATTTAATGAAACAATCTAATCTCGAACAAGATCCTATTAAAAGACAAGATATATTAAGAGAAGCCGAATCAATAATTATAGAAAAAGATTTCCCCATAGCTCCAATATACATATATGCAGGAAATTATTTATTTAGAAACGACAAATGGACTGGCTGGGAGCCTAACATTTCAGAAAGATTCGACTTTTCTATACTTAAACTCATCAAATAG